The stretch of DNA CACAAAAGTTCCACCTGTGCATCCCTTTGTTCTGTCCTCGCGGTACACTAATGATGAACCTTCCGGGGGGAAACTGGCGACCGGTTGGCTGGGGGGAGATCCGGAGATCATGCGAGCTCACATGAAGCATCCGGAGCGACTGGTTCGACCGCTGCAGGGCGAAGGTCTGCACATCAAGGGGCGTGACGGTAAGCTGGTTAGAAATCCAAATCCCCGCCAGCTCTACGATCAGGCGTGGCCCGCGTACGAGAAAATTGAGATTGACGGTGATATTACCGAATGGCAGCGTGCCCGCTGGACCATCAAGCTCCGGCCGCGAAGCCTGACGACATGGGGTACAGACAAGGCACGTTGTGCCGTGCTTTGGGACGAGGAAAATCTCTACGTTGCATTTGATGTCAGAGATGGGGATCTGAAGGGCAGTGTCGAACAGCGAGACGGTTCGGTGTTCGATGACGATTGTGTTGAGGTCAATCTGGATCCTCATGGTGACCGTCCTGAAAAACTGGCTAAAGATGATTACATTTTCACCATGACTGTGGGCAATGTGATGAGTGATGCCAGCGGACCGGGTGAAGATAAGACGTGGAACAGCGGTGTGCGTCATGCCGTTCAGTTGCGTGGTACGCTGAACGACGGCCCTGACGGAGACAGTGGCTACACTGCGGAGATGGCGTTCCCGTGGAAGGACCTTGGAATAGAGCCAAAGATCGGAATGAAGATTCCGATCGACTTTATCGTTGGTGATCGTGACGACGACCAGAAGCCGTATTACTACGACTGGGCCGAACTTCGCAGCCCTCAGACACCGGTGAACTGGGGGGAAATTGAACTGGTTGGCCAGGCAGAGTAGTTTGGGGCTGTCTGTTTCAGTCACCGAATGAAGGCGAAAGGCCCGATGCACCGGTTGATTATGTCTTTTGTTGTTCGCACTTCGGGGTTTGTCAGGGAAACAGGAAAGCCGATGAATCGCTATGTTGCAGCCTGCGTGATACTGATCAGTATGTCACACGTCTTGAACATCCACGCTGAAGAACTTCCCCGTCTGACGTCTCTGAGCAACAAATCAATTTCCTACAGTCAAATTGAGATGCCGTATGTTGTCATGAAACGGGGAGACGTGGAGGCGGTGGTCGTGGATAATCGCCCCGTGGATGATGAAGTGCTGCCGAAACATCGAGCCGGATACAGTGGCGTTGGGTCGCTGACGCGTACTGAGCGTGATGCCAACCTGTTTGTGCCGAGTGTCGCAGGCCTCAATTTTGAGCATATTCATGACGGTACCGTGCAGGAACGCAAGGTGCTCTTTGAGCCACGTAACGCTCCCATGCAGCTGCGCAAAGTCGATCGACATACGGTTGAGTTATATCAGGCTCCAACTCCGCACTACGGTCTGGAGAGTTGCCAGAGGTACCATATGCTGGAGGACGGTACACTGGAACTGACCGTTGAATGTATTCCGCGTCGCAGGACTTTTGCGAACGGCTATATCGGTTTGTTCTGGGCCAGCTATATTCATCAGCCCCAGTCGCTGGACATTTACTTTATGGGGCGTGAAACCGGCAGGAACTCCGGGAGTCACCGGGTTCGCGGTGTTACTCCGCGGCACGGAGAGTTGTCGACGCACCTGGGAGTGGACGACGATCGTACGTTTTCCCATGACGAAAAATTTCCGTTGACGCTGGTGTTCAATCGTTCCAACTACCGTTACACCGACCCGTGGTACTACGGTATCAGCCATGGCATGGCCTTGGTGATGATGTTTCGTCCGCAGGACGGGATTCGGATGGCGCAGTCTCCTTCCGGTGGCGGTAACGGTAATCCGGCCTGGGATTTTCAGTGTTTCTTTTCGGATTACCAACTCGGTCAGCGATATCAAATCATTATGCGTGCAATGTATGTTCCTTATGAGTCTCATGAGCAGATTGAACGTCTGAGTGTGTCTCATCGGAAAGCGCTGGGAGCCAAATGAACCGAACGAGGTCCGGACGGCACACCACTCCGACAGTGACGGCAAAGGTGCTTTTTCTGTTGGCGGTCTGCGGACAGTGTGGTGCTGCAGGTGAGTTGGCGACAGAGACGCTGGTCTCGTCGCGCGGGTGCTGCGCAGCGACTGCCGGAACCGGTAACAAAATCATCACGTACCAGGGAAAAACCCACGTTGCCTGGTTGGATTCAACTGAGGAGGGCTTCTTCAGTGTTGTGCGAACGCTTGATCGTTCGACCGGAAAATGGTCGCCCACTTACACGCTGGGTCAGGCGCCGGATGATCATGGTCGACCGGCGCTGACGATCGACAGTCAGGGATATCTTCACGCGATTTACGGAGTTCATCACAACCGGATTCCGTATCGACGCAGCAGGAGACCCAATGATGCATCGGAGTGGACTGATGTGGAAGTCTTCGGAGGCAGGCTGACCTATCCGACTCTTATCTGCGGGCCGGATGATCAGCTGTTTCTCACCGGTCGTTTCGGATGGGAAGGTGTTCGACTGTATGTCAGGCCACCAGGTGAAAAATGGACAGATCGGGGGCTGATCATCAGGCGGAACCCGGAATGCATTAGCTACGCCGCCTTTCACGAGGGACTGGCGTGGGGACCGGACCACAAAACACTTCATCTGTCCTGTCAGTTCTTTCAGGGCAAGTCCGGGAACTCTTTTAACTGGGGTACGGTGCAGTCAGTGAATTACATGGTTTCACGTGACTTCGGACGTACGTGGGAACGTGCCGACGGTTCGCCCGTTGTGATTCCGGCAACTGCCTCAACCATGGACGTTCTTGCTGATGAAGAGAGTTTCGATCCGAAGCCGGGTCTCAGAAACACAGGTGCGGTGGTTGTGGATTCGAAGAATCGGCCATACGTGCTGTACTATCGAAACACTCCCGCCAATCCGGGACAGGTGTTTCTGGTACGGGCGAATCGTGATGGTCAGTGGCAACACCTGCCGCTTCAGGTGGCGATGGACAAATACTATTCCGGATGGGCCGTAGTTGACTGTCGGGCCGGCTTTACCATTACCGCGGACGATCGTCTCTGTATGGCATTGACCCTGGCTCCGATCGACCATCCTGACGCGCGGTGGGACGGAAAGCCGCTTGAGCGGTACTTTCACGAACCTGCTTACTGGCAGAATTTCTTTCCCAAAGCCAGACGCATCGGCTGGCTGGAGTCCGGTGACGGCGGCAGGACTTTCAACAGTAAAGAAGTCCTGGGGAAAAATCCTGATGTTGCCTGCTTACAGCAGAGCATCGAAATGTCCACCGGATTCAACACCATCCCGGCCGGCGCCCGTCCAGGTTTACTTTATCACACGGGGGTTTCGTCCAACTTAGATGGACGAACCGTCGACAACGATGTCTTCTACGTGCATGTCAGGTAGCCTTTATCGGAAGCCAGGGTGATATGTATGTTTCCCAGGAATCCTGGTTTGCGACTCGACCCGGACCTGCATTGACGAAATAATTCTTGGTATGAGTGTGTGTCGGTTCCGAACTGGTCGAGTCCGCCCATGAATGTTACTTCTGATAAACTGTCCTCACTGCATATTTTTGACGGCCTTACGGAAGATGAGGTGACGGCAGTTCGGCACAGTGTGGTGCAAAAATCATTCAACGCGGGTACTCAAATCCTTCAGGAAGGCGCCGGTATCCAGGCACTGTGGCTGATCCTCGAAGGAGAATGTGTTGTCAGCCGAAGCCGTGATGATGGTGGGGGAGGGCACGAACTGGCCCGGCTGAAACCGGGTGACGTCTTTGGTGAAATGTCCTTTATTCGTAGCGCACCTCATTCGGCAAACATTTTTACAGTAACTGATGTGCTGACATGTGTCTGGAAACGGGAAGACTATTTGAAACTTGCAGAACAAAGTCCTCATGCCGGATTTCGGATTGCATCGAATATTGCCGCCGTTCTGGCTGAACGAATTCGTCGAATGGACCATTGGGTCTGTGAATTGATGGCGCGTCCGGACACACAGGCTCACCGTGATGAATGGGAAAATTTTCGCTCCGCTGTGTATACCAACTGGCAGTTTTGAGTTCGGTGTTTCGATTTGGATGAGGTGAATCCTATGGCACAGGTCACGACCGAGCTGAATGTTTATGCCACGGAGGTTGCCCAGAGGGCCCGTGTGGCGGCGCAGCAACTGGCTACTGCGACAGGTGAACGAAAGCTCAGCTGGTTGAAGCGAGTCGCCGTCGCACTGCGGGAAAACTCCGCAGAGATCCTTGCCGCAAATGAAGTTGATGTTACCACAGCTGAAGCGAACGGAACCACGGGTGCCATGGTTGATCGGCTGCGGTTGACAGAAGATCGTCTGGCCGCAGTCGGCGATTCTGTGGTGGAGATCGGGCAGTTACCGGATCCGGTTGGCGAAATCATGGAAAGCTGTCGCCGACCGAACGGTTTACTGGTTACGAAAGTCCGTGTTCCGCTGGGTGTTGTCTTTTTTATCTATGAGTCACGTCCAAACGTGACAGTTGATGCAGCTGCTCTGTGCGTGAAAAGTGGCAATGCTGTCATCCTGAGAGGTGGTAGTGAAGCCCGGAACAGTAATCAGGCACTGCACCGTGTCCTGGTAGAGTGTCTGGAGCAGGAAAGGTTGCCGGGGGATGCTGTGCAGCTGGTGGAAATGACAGACCGCAAAGCTGTCGGTGAATTTCTGAAGCTTGGCAACCTGATCGATGTTACGGTGCCTCGGGGTGGTCGTTCTTTGATTCAGCGTGTGGCAGCAGAAGCGACGATGCCGGTAATCAAACATTTCGACGGTGTTTGCCACGTGTATGTCGATGCATCTGCTGACCAAAAAATGGCAACAGACATTGTGATCAACAGCAAATGTCACCGTCCTGGTGTTTGCAATGCGGCGGAGTCATTGTTGATTCACAAAGAAGCAGCGGCGAAGTTCTGGCCGGTTCTGGCTTTGCGTCTCCAGGAAGCAGGCGTTGAATTACGCTGCTGTCCGGCAAGCGCCAGAGGGATTGACAATGCACAGCCTGCCACAGATGAGGATTATGCGGCTGAATTTCTGGATTTGATCCTGTCAGTCAAAGTCGTTGATTCCGTGAATGATGCGATTGACCACATCAGAAAATTCGGGTCCGGTCATACCGAGTCAATCGTGACGCAGGATCTTAATTCCGCAAATCTTTTTCAGGATCAGGTGGATTCTTCAGCTGTGATGGTGAATGCCAGTACACGGTTCAATGACGGTGGCGAGTTTGGCCTTGGTGCGGAAATTGGGATCAGCACCGACCGATTCCATGCCCGAGGTCCGTGTGGCCTGCGCGAAATCACAAGCTACAAATATGTTGTGCACGGCACGGGACAGATTCGCTGAACCGGATCCCCGTTGGTATATCGTTGACCTGGCTGGACGAAACGTCACCGAAAAATTCTATTAGCCCGTCCACCACAGCCATTTGCCGATCAGTGATTTGACGAACGGCGTGAGGCGTGTTCTGTTGTACATATCACCGATTCGACGAATTGCTTCTGTCTGAGTGGGGTAGGGGTGTATGGAACCGGCAATTCTGCGAAGGCCGATGCCGTTGTTCATTGCCAGAGTGATTTCTGAAATCATGTCTCCGGCACTGCCGGCCACGATGGTTGCTCCGAGGATTTTATCTTTGCCTCTGGCTGTGTGAACGCGAACGAATCCGTCTTCTTCACCTTCCAGAACTGCCCGGTCAACATCGCTGAACTCCAGCGTATAGGTTTCGACGGGAATGTTTGTTATGGCAGCTTCATCGGCGGACAGACCGACTTGAGCGATTTCCGGTGTGGTATATGTTGCCCGCGGAATCAAAAGAGAGCTCGCCCGGTTACGCCCCATAAACAGTGCGTTACTGACGACGTTTCTTGCCAGAAAGTCGGCTGAGTGTGTGAACCTGTGTTTCGAACAGATATCGCCTGCGGCGTAGATGGCGGGGTTTGTCGTTTGCAGTCGGTCGTTGACTTCGACTCCGTTTTCGTCGAACTTTACACCAACTGTTTCGAGGCCAAGACCGCAGGTGTTCGCAGTTCTTCCTGCGGCGATGAGCAATGCATCAACTGTCCGGTCGTAAGTTGTGTTGTGGGACTGTACGGACAGATGAATCCGGGCTCCGTCCCTGCGGAGTTGAGTTTCTTTGCTGCAGCACAGCAGGTTGACGCCGTCATTGATCATGGATTTTTTAACGATGGCGGCAGCGTCTGGATCTTCCCGAGGAAGAATTCCGTGACTGGTTTCTACGAGAAATACCTCTGAACCAAATTGAGCAAAACTCTGTGCCAGTTCGCAGCCGATCGGACCTGCACCGATGATGCCAAATCGACGTGGCAGTTGGGTGAGTGAAAAAACTGTTTCATTCGTCAGGTACGGAACCTCGTCAATCCCCGGGATGGGTGGAATTGATGCACGTGTTCCCGTACAGATGATTGCCTTTCTGAATTTAAGAGTTGTATTACCAACCTGCAGGGCGTCAGAAGCGGTGAATTTTCCTGATCCCAGAAACACATCGATGCCAAGGTCACGAAATCGCGCTGCAGAATCATTAGGTGCAATTCGCGATCGGAGTTTTCGCATACGACGCATTACGTCTGCAAAGTCCACATGAACACCATCAGGGACATGCACACCAAATTCACCGGATCTGCGAATGACTGCTGCCCTGCGAGCCGCGCTGATGATCCCTTTGGAAGGCACGCAACCTGTGTTAAGGCAGTCACCTCCCATCAGATCACGTTCAATCAATGCGACTTTGGCTCCAAGACCCGCTGCACTGGCAGCGGCTACCAGACCGGCAGGTCCTGCTCCGATTACGACCAGGTGATAGCGTCCGGCAGGTGTCGGGTTTTGCCAGTTGGTCGGGTGGACGCTGGCTTCGAGCTGCCGGTTGAATTTGTCGTGTGGTTCCAGTTGCGGGAGCATTTCACTTCTTTCCCAGGTCGGATTAATCGTTGAATGCCCGAATTGTCAGAAATATTGCGATTCTCAGGCAAAGGAACAGTACACCCGCTTTTCCCGAATTGTTCGGTGACTCTGTTCACCAGATCCCGAAATGTTTTTAGCTGGACGATTGCCAGGATCAATTACTCACCAGACAGTGATGGCGTCCACAATGACGATGGATTCGTTGCAGGATTGGCTGCCGGCAGCCGAAATAAATTGAATGGCCGGTGTCAATCGGTTCTACTGCCATTCCGGCGGGGTGAAAGAGAGAACTTTGTTGGCAAAATCAGTGGATTTACCGGATGATGAGTGTCCACATGAGCCGGGAACGCAGTTGAACAATGACTGACAGGACGAAGAGGAGCCAGAGTCAGTAATTTGACCGAAATGACGTTGCGGTACAGATGTCTGACCTGTTTTCCACGACGATGGCGTTGCAGATCTGAAGCTGCCGATGATACGGACTGGCAAATCAGTTCAGTGAGGCTGCTGAGGCGACTTTTTGACCGATTTTGAGTCACGACTTCGCAGATTTGTCAAAAGCAGATAATACCGTTTTTGCTTCCGGTTTCGATTTTTGGAGATCCGATCGAACCCACTGGACTTAGTGATTCCGTCACCGTTATACTGGTTCGTTCGAATTTAGACACGATCTGCATAGTTGTCGACGCACCTGTGCAAGGATATGAATATGCCGAAGCAGAAGACTCACAAAGGGATGAAGCGTCGCTTTAAGGTGACCGCATCCGGAAAAGCTAAGCACCGAAGTGCGTTTCGAGGCCATTTGTTGAGTCATAAGAATGGCAAGCGAAAGCGTCACCTCCGTAATAGCGGCATTGTTGTCGGTACGGAAGCACGAAGTATCGTCGAGGCGTTGCGCCCGTCGCTGTAGCAGCCAGTGGTCATTTAGAAATTGATTTACTTCGAATTGGGATGATTATCGGAGTGATGGTGAATTAAAACCTGCAGGGTTTTATTGCCGGGAGTTGGTTTGGATCATGCGAGTTCGAATTGGAAAAGCGAGGCGACGTTCCAAGAAACGTCTCTTCAAGGAAGCACGTGGCAATGTGGGAGGCCGCAGCAGGCTCTTGCGCACTGTCAAGGAAACGGTTGTCCGCTCACGAGCTTATGCCTATCGTGATCGCCGGGTTCGCAAACGCATGTTCAGGCAGCTGTGGATTACGAGACTCTCTGCTGCCTGCCGACAGCGAGGGATTTCGTATTCCGAGTTTATCCACGGTTTGCATGCGGCTGAAATCGAACTTAATCGTAAGTCACTCAGCGAATTGGCTGTTCTGGAGCCAAGCGTTTTTGATGAGGTTGTGGATGCGGTCAAAGCTGCGGCTGCCTGAATCTTCCCAGCCTGTATGACTTCCTGCACTTCATTGGTCGCGCCGTTTGGTCATTTGCGCAGATGCTTGGTTGTTGTGCGCCCTCGAATGCACACTGTTGTACGAGGTGTTGTGGACCGTTGACCTTGTGGCTGATATGTTTTGCTGACGACCTCACTCATCGCCCCGTTCCGATTGCCCGACGATGGACATACTCAAGGCATTTGACGAATACGAATCGGCCGCACTGTCTGCCATAGATGCGACCACGTCCCCGGAGCAGCTTGAACAGGTTCGCGTAGAGTTTTTGGGACAGAAAAAGGGCAAACTTCGTGAACTTCAGTCGCTGATTGGCAAGGCGTCGAAGGAAGAGAAGCCGGCGGTCGGTAAACGGTTTAACGAAGTTCGAACGCGTGTTGGCCTTCATTTGGAGACACATTCAACTTCCATCGCGTCGCAAACATTGGTGAAAGAATCGTCATTTGATGTCACACTGCCAGGCACGATTCCTCGTCTTGGGACGCTGCATCCGGTGACGAAGACAATCGTACGATTTCGCGAACTGATGGGACGCTTTGGATTTGAAGTCGTGGAAGGTCCGGAACTGGAAGATGAACGCCACAACTTTGAAGCGCTGAATATTCCTGACGACCATCCTGCCCGTGATCCACTCGATAATTTCTATATAGCGACAGCGAATGCCGGATCAGATGGTCCGGTGTTGCTGAGAAGTCAGACTTCGACAGTTCAAATTCGGACAATGGAGCAGCAACCGCCTCCGATTCGGATCGTTTCTCTGGGACGTGTTTACCGTCCGGATGCAATCGACCCGACACATTCGTGTATGTTCCATCAGATGGAAGGGCTGATGGTCGATCGTCATGTCACCATGGCCCAGCTCAAGACGCTGCTAACCCTGTTTGCTCGTTCGTTCCTTGGCCCTGACGTGAAAATTCGGTTTCGTCCATCGTTTTTTCCCTTCACGGAACCGTCTGTGGAGGTGGACATGAAGTGGGGGGATTCGTGGATGGAAATTGGTGGGGCCGGAATGGTGGATACCAATGTCTTCAGAGCAGTTGGCTATGATTCCGAAGAAGTGAGCGGGTTTGCCTTCGGTCTGGGCATTGAGCGTTTCTGTATGAAACACTTCGAGGTGGATGATATTCGGCGATTCTATGAGAACGACATCCGTTTCCTCAGCCAGCTCTAAAGCGAATTGTTCCTGGTGTGAGACGGCAGGGTTGGATGGTTTATTAGTGTCCGTGCAGTGTGGACAACATGTTAAACCGGTCTGATTGATAATGTGGTCGTTGGCTTTCTGTCGTACCTTATGATGCACTCCGAAAACAGGATTGGTCCACGGACATCGCTGTTTTTCCAAACAGGATGACCGGCTCGAATTCGTTTTCCGTTTCCCCGACGGTTTGTGACAATGTTAAATGTGCCTCAGACGCGACAGCACCGCGACTGCTGAATTCCATTCTGACTTACAAAAGTCCGGATTCTCTGTTCAGTCCGTCAGCATCAGTGGGCCAGAGCAGAATCGGCATGCTACATTTTGACCGGTGTATTTGACGGATGCTCTCAGTTCCTTTTTGCAGTGGGGACAATTCGAGTACAGAGCGACGACTTTCACAGACTTGTCATACGGGAAATTTTGGTTGCAGTGGCGACAGACCACATTCTTTTTCCGGTATTTTGAGTGAATACGTAATTCCTGTCTGCATCCGGGGCACTTCACATAGTGCCCGCCAGCTGACACAATCCGGGAAGGATCGATTTCTTTGAGTGGCACAAACTGAGGAATCTCTACGCTGTCTTCTGTGAGCATATTGTTGAGCAGTGTCCGACAGGACCGGCAGTGCACCAGGTTGGCCGGCATATCGTCACCACACTGCGGGCACGGTCCTCCCGGCCATGCACCCTGAATTCCTCTGGGGATTTCCTGAGATTCCGACGAGTTTGAATGCATTTGAAAAACACTGCTCATGACGCACTCCAACACACCAAGTAGTGCAAAATTCAACACTTGCTGTGAAAAAACGACGAGTTGAGGTTTCCTAAAGCTGGACTGTGAGACCTGCAATGAACGTCATATAAGTCATGTAACAAATCGAAAGAGCTGCGATAAATTTTTCACAGTTCTCCGATTTCGTGATTCCCGGAATATCATCCATGATGTCTGAAACGATCATTCAGTTTATTGCTGGGGCAATTTGTCCATACTGTGGATTCAGAACACCTTGTTTACTGGTCCCAGCGGCTGAGAATCGGCAGTGTTCTTCTAAGGGAGAATGCCCGTCAGTGACATAGAGCGACCGTTCGTCAGGACGAGGGCCACCAAGATTCCTGTTGCAACAAATGTGCCTTGTGGTACAGAAATTGTGGAGTAGGGCCATTAATTTACCTGTTGATTCCGGCTGGTCCCCTGGAACATGTCCGGACCTGGAAGAAAACACGTGAACACTGAACATTCAGATGTCGCAGGAAGTAGTGCTTATCTGTTGAGTTGGGACGGGAGTGTCTGGCGGGACGTCGTGCGTCTCAGGCCCTCACAGCTGGTGACGGTCGGTCGCGCATCTGCCAATCAGATTGTGCTGCACGACGAAGCCTGCAGCCGCAATCACTGTGAACTGTTTCACTCAGCAGATGGCTGGAAGCTTCGCGATTTGGACAGCCGTAATGGAACCTGTGTAGGCAGTGAGCCCATTGCCGGCGATCACGTTCTTCGCAGTGGTGACGTCATTGTCATAGGCCAGTGTCAGTTAGCCTTCACTGAAAATCTAGAACACGCCTTCACGTTGCCTGAAGGCGAACAGTCCTCTCTTGATGCGGCGACCAAGACCTCTGCGGGAACCACGGAAGAAGAGCCGGCGATTCTGTATCGTAGTCTTCGTCCCGAGTTTCTGACCGGCAATGTCTCAGCCGGAGCCGTCCAGGCGGATCTGACAAGACTCTATCAGCTCGGACTGGAAATGGGAGCCGCCGGCAGTCGCCAGGCTCTGATTGACGTGGTTCTGCAGAGTCTTGTGCGGGAAACGGTGGCTGACATTGCTGCGATTCTGCTGGCGGCACCCGACGGTCCCGAATTCCCTACTCCAACAGATCTGCATTTATGCGCCTGGCACAGCAGGGATGACCTTTCGTACCGTCGGGTTTCCGACAATCTGTCGCGGGCAGTGTTGAGCAGTGGGGAGGCCATTCTTGCACGTGATGTCAGCGACCATACCCAACTGGCTGTGTATGACAGTCTGGGCGAAATGCGGGCGGCCAGTGTCGTCTGTACGCCTATCCATAATGGACAGCGGGTACTGGGGCTGATGCATCTTTATGCCACCAACCCGGACAACGTGCTGGATAAGCACGATTTAGAATTCTCGCTCGCGGTTGCGGGGCAACTTGCTTTCGCACTGGAGAGTCAGCTGGAACGTGAATCGCTTAAGTCAGAAGTAGATCAGGTTCATTCCGTCAATCAATCCCTGAGGAAACAGCTCGAAACTGATCAGCAGTTAATTGGTGAGAGCCAGGTGATGTGCAGTTTGCGCGAACGGATCGGATTGATCGCTGATTCAGATGCTAACGTTTTGATACGGGGTGAGAGCGGCTGTGGTAAAGAACTGATTGCCCGCATGATTCATCTGCAGAGTCCCCGTGCTGAATGTCCGTTTGTCTGTCTGAATTGTGCTGCACTCAACGAAAGCCTGCTGGAAAGTGAGTTATTTGGTCACGAAAAGGGAGCTTTTACGGGAGCGTCAGAACGGAAAATCGGAAGGTTTGAACAGGCGGATCGCGGGACGCTGTTCCTGGACGAAGTGGGTGAGATGAGTCTCTCCATTCAAGCTAAGTTTTTAAGGGTTCTGGAAGGACACCCGTTTGAACGGATCGGCGGCAGCAAAGAGATCCAGGTCGATGTTCGGATTCTTGCTGCAACCAATAGAGACCTCGAAGAGGCGGTGGAGGATGGGTCCTTTAGGAAAGATCTGTACTTTAGGTTGCATGTGGCGGAGCTGGTTGCTGCACCGCTCCGAGAGCGAAAGCAGGATATCCTTCTGTTGGCCAACTTTTTCCTGCAAAAATTCGTGGAAAAGACGGGACGTGTCATTCGGGGATTCACTCCGGAAGCGGAGGAGACACTGACTCAGTATGAGTGGCCGGGCAATGTTCGTGAATTGCAGAACACAATTGAGAGAACCGTGATCCTTTGTCGCAATGAACTCGTTCGGGCCAGCGATGTTCAGCTGTCTACCCTGGCAAGTCGTCTATCAAATTCCGGAACCACGCGAACCGTTTCTTCTGTATACCAGGAGACGTCTCTGGGTGATGTGGAACGGGATCACATTCTCTCGACACTCGATCACACAGACTGGAACAAGTCCCGGGCAGCTCAGATTCTTGG from Fuerstiella sp. encodes:
- the pheS gene encoding phenylalanine--tRNA ligase subunit alpha, giving the protein MDILKAFDEYESAALSAIDATTSPEQLEQVRVEFLGQKKGKLRELQSLIGKASKEEKPAVGKRFNEVRTRVGLHLETHSTSIASQTLVKESSFDVTLPGTIPRLGTLHPVTKTIVRFRELMGRFGFEVVEGPELEDERHNFEALNIPDDHPARDPLDNFYIATANAGSDGPVLLRSQTSTVQIRTMEQQPPPIRIVSLGRVYRPDAIDPTHSCMFHQMEGLMVDRHVTMAQLKTLLTLFARSFLGPDVKIRFRPSFFPFTEPSVEVDMKWGDSWMEIGGAGMVDTNVFRAVGYDSEEVSGFAFGLGIERFCMKHFEVDDIRRFYENDIRFLSQL
- a CDS encoding mercuric reductase; translation: MLPQLEPHDKFNRQLEASVHPTNWQNPTPAGRYHLVVIGAGPAGLVAAASAAGLGAKVALIERDLMGGDCLNTGCVPSKGIISAARRAAVIRRSGEFGVHVPDGVHVDFADVMRRMRKLRSRIAPNDSAARFRDLGIDVFLGSGKFTASDALQVGNTTLKFRKAIICTGTRASIPPIPGIDEVPYLTNETVFSLTQLPRRFGIIGAGPIGCELAQSFAQFGSEVFLVETSHGILPREDPDAAAIVKKSMINDGVNLLCCSKETQLRRDGARIHLSVQSHNTTYDRTVDALLIAAGRTANTCGLGLETVGVKFDENGVEVNDRLQTTNPAIYAAGDICSKHRFTHSADFLARNVVSNALFMGRNRASSLLIPRATYTTPEIAQVGLSADEAAITNIPVETYTLEFSDVDRAVLEGEEDGFVRVHTARGKDKILGATIVAGSAGDMISEITLAMNNGIGLRRIAGSIHPYPTQTEAIRRIGDMYNRTRLTPFVKSLIGKWLWWTG
- a CDS encoding BNR repeat-containing protein; the encoded protein is MNRTRSGRHTTPTVTAKVLFLLAVCGQCGAAGELATETLVSSRGCCAATAGTGNKIITYQGKTHVAWLDSTEEGFFSVVRTLDRSTGKWSPTYTLGQAPDDHGRPALTIDSQGYLHAIYGVHHNRIPYRRSRRPNDASEWTDVEVFGGRLTYPTLICGPDDQLFLTGRFGWEGVRLYVRPPGEKWTDRGLIIRRNPECISYAAFHEGLAWGPDHKTLHLSCQFFQGKSGNSFNWGTVQSVNYMVSRDFGRTWERADGSPVVIPATASTMDVLADEESFDPKPGLRNTGAVVVDSKNRPYVLYYRNTPANPGQVFLVRANRDGQWQHLPLQVAMDKYYSGWAVVDCRAGFTITADDRLCMALTLAPIDHPDARWDGKPLERYFHEPAYWQNFFPKARRIGWLESGDGGRTFNSKEVLGKNPDVACLQQSIEMSTGFNTIPAGARPGLLYHTGVSSNLDGRTVDNDVFYVHVR
- a CDS encoding glutamate-5-semialdehyde dehydrogenase yields the protein MAQVTTELNVYATEVAQRARVAAQQLATATGERKLSWLKRVAVALRENSAEILAANEVDVTTAEANGTTGAMVDRLRLTEDRLAAVGDSVVEIGQLPDPVGEIMESCRRPNGLLVTKVRVPLGVVFFIYESRPNVTVDAAALCVKSGNAVILRGGSEARNSNQALHRVLVECLEQERLPGDAVQLVEMTDRKAVGEFLKLGNLIDVTVPRGGRSLIQRVAAEATMPVIKHFDGVCHVYVDASADQKMATDIVINSKCHRPGVCNAAESLLIHKEAAAKFWPVLALRLQEAGVELRCCPASARGIDNAQPATDEDYAAEFLDLILSVKVVDSVNDAIDHIRKFGSGHTESIVTQDLNSANLFQDQVDSSAVMVNASTRFNDGGEFGLGAEIGISTDRFHARGPCGLREITSYKYVVHGTGQIR
- the rpmI gene encoding 50S ribosomal protein L35 is translated as MPKQKTHKGMKRRFKVTASGKAKHRSAFRGHLLSHKNGKRKRHLRNSGIVVGTEARSIVEALRPSL
- a CDS encoding cyclic nucleotide-binding domain-containing protein, which gives rise to MNVTSDKLSSLHIFDGLTEDEVTAVRHSVVQKSFNAGTQILQEGAGIQALWLILEGECVVSRSRDDGGGGHELARLKPGDVFGEMSFIRSAPHSANIFTVTDVLTCVWKREDYLKLAEQSPHAGFRIASNIAAVLAERIRRMDHWVCELMARPDTQAHRDEWENFRSAVYTNWQF
- the rplT gene encoding 50S ribosomal protein L20, whose translation is MMRVRIGKARRRSKKRLFKEARGNVGGRSRLLRTVKETVVRSRAYAYRDRRVRKRMFRQLWITRLSAACRQRGISYSEFIHGLHAAEIELNRKSLSELAVLEPSVFDEVVDAVKAAAA
- a CDS encoding MBL fold metallo-hydrolase; protein product: LDVEWTYAVHGPPHYSSGYLIDDGRNRVYYTGDHSTTERHQDFPHNMEFRDIDLLILPAPMQYMGGERGARLANAIDASFVLPSHYDSYEPVGSVPEAQGMPTKVPPVHPFVLSSRYTNDEPSGGKLATGWLGGDPEIMRAHMKHPERLVRPLQGEGLHIKGRDGKLVRNPNPRQLYDQAWPAYEKIEIDGDITEWQRARWTIKLRPRSLTTWGTDKARCAVLWDEENLYVAFDVRDGDLKGSVEQRDGSVFDDDCVEVNLDPHGDRPEKLAKDDYIFTMTVGNVMSDASGPGEDKTWNSGVRHAVQLRGTLNDGPDGDSGYTAEMAFPWKDLGIEPKIGMKIPIDFIVGDRDDDQKPYYYDWAELRSPQTPVNWGEIELVGQAE